The region ATCTTTTAGCTCAGCAAGTCCTTTGCGTGAAAGAACAGCAGATATTGCAGCTGTTAATGTAGTTTTACCATGATCTACGTGACCAATAGTACCTATGTTTACGTGCGGCTTGTTACGTGAAAATTTTTCTTTAGCCATCTTTTCCTCCGTATGTGATATATGTCTTTTTTTCTTACCAAATTTGTATAATCATAATAAAATCATATTAACCAGTGGAGCTCATAGCGGGACTTGAACCCGCGACCTCTTCCTTACCAAGGAAGTGCTCTACCTCTGAGCCATATGAGCGAAAAACGCTTGGCAGAGATGATTCCAATTAAATAATACAAACAACTAAAAATTTTGAAAATAAAGTAAGGAATAACTGTGTTTAGCAAAATCTAGATACAGCTCCCAGTTTATTTTCCCAAATTTTGGAGCGGGAAACGGGGCTCGAACCCGCGACCCTCAGCTTGGAAGGCTGATGCTCTAGCCAACTGAGCTACTCCCGCATAACAATGGTGGTGAGACGTGGATTCGAACCACGGAAGACATAGTCAGCAGATTTACAGTCTGCCCTCGTTGGCCGCTTGAGTATCTCACCTTAAACATTAATAAACTATTTTGGTATTTTCTGGTCAAACACTGTTACAAAAATGGAGCTGGTGAACGGACTTGAACCGCCGACCCACTGCTTACAAGGCAGTAGCTCTACCAACTGAGCTACACCAGCACCTGTTTTGTGAAGTGGCAATTATATATCAAAACAATGTAAAAGTCAAGGGAAAATTAAAAAATTTTCATAAAAATTAAAATCATAAAATACAGCCATTTAAGAATACAAATTTTTATTAGATTTAAATCCATAATACATCATTAAGCTTTTATGAAATATGTATAATTTTTATGGTTTTATTTTTTTTAAAAGCTAAAATTTCTATAATTACAAAAAAATATATAAGGACTTAATATGCAATTTTTACCTTGGGCGATAATTTTATTACTAATTTATGTAATTTATTTTCTAATGATACGTTACGAGAAAAGAATATCAACCCTTAGCAAATTAATTGAACAAAATAGTGATGGTATTAAAGAAAATAGGGATTTGATTGGACAAAATAGATCACTTATTGAAAAAAATAAACACGATATCGAAAAAAATACAAAAGACATCATAACAAATGTTGAAAAAGTAGATATTGATTTGGAAGACTAAAGTTTCTGGTTTCTTATCTCGGCTATTAATAAATTTGCTAGAATTTTTTATTTAAGATTTTAGCAAATCATTTTTTATTTGAAAATTTTATATTTATTGTATTCTTTAGCCAGTAAAAGTTGTGTATGTATTTCTTGTGGGCGTATATAGAAAAAATTTATAGTTTTTGAAGAATAATCTTAATTTTTAAAAAAATAAATCAAGATTTTATGAATCAAGTTGCTTCATTAAAAGCACAAGCCCTATTCTATCCTTTACATTTAGCTTACTATAAATCGAGCTTGTATGTGCTTTGACTGTTCTTAGTGTAATACCTGTTTTTTCTGAAATTTCATTATTTGTTAGACCCTGATAGATTAAATCTGCAATTTCTCTTTCCCTTGAACTAAGCTCAGAGAGATCAGCCTTTTTGTCTACCTTTTCACTTTCGCTATTAATATATGAGCCGGTTAGCTCACTAATCATTGCCTGAACAAATTCTTGGTAAAGCCATATATTTCCATTAAAAATAGCTTCAAAAGCATCTTCAAAGTGTGTCTTTCGCATGTGAGAATTTGCATAGCCCTTGATTCCAAGCGTAAGCAGATGCTTGCCTTCGTTTATCGTTGGCCTATTTGAGAGTATGAGTATTTTTATATTTGGGGAATTTCCAATTATATTTTTTATAACATCATCAATATTATCTTTAAAAACATCAATATCAATGCCTATAATATCAATATCATCATTTATATGAGAAAAAAACTCTTTTCTATTATGTATAAATTTCACATCGCTATTGCCAGTAAAATAGCTTCTCCAAATATTGTTTAATGCACTATTTTGTGTAAATAAAATAACTTGCATTACCTTTCCTTGGATTATTTATATGATTCTTTCATAAATTTTTTTACTATTTATAAAGAATTCTATATGACGACTTTCGCCATTTTTGTATATCTTGTAATCTATTGATGAGAAAAATTTAGTAACCACTGAGGATTTTTCTTCTAAAAAAATAGTCATTTCAAAAAAATCTTGTGATATAGCATATTTATAAGGAGTATTTAAATTTAAAATTCCAGGATCAAAGTCAAATTTATCCAAACTCTGGTCAAAGCCTTTTATTAAAATTTTAATGCTTCTTACTATATCATCTTGAATTTTTATACTTTCAAATAGTTTTTTATGTCTACTAGCAACATCTACTAATTGTAAAAAATCTATTTCACAATCACTAAATTTAAATCGTTCAATTTCATCATTAACTATATCGCAGCAATGATCATCTTTTATGAGATAGAAATTTTGTAAATTTTGAAATTTTTCAATATCGTATTCACCAAATTTCTTATCATAAAAAGCGATCTTGCCCATTACCTCTCCGTTAAGGCATTTTGTTTTGCCTTTAAAATAGGCTTTAATAAATAATCAAGTATTGTCTTTTTGCCGGTAATGATATCAGCTGAGACTATCATACCAACTTTTATCCTAAGTGGCTTTTCTTCGCTACCAAGATAATTTTTCTCAGTTTCTATCCTGACCAAATAATAGCTCTCGCCAGTTTTTTCATTAGTCTCTGTATCGGCACTAATCTGCGTTACTTTGCCTTTTAAACCACCGTAAATACTAAAATCATAGGCCGTAAATTTAACCATCGTATCAAGCCCAGGCCTCAAAAATGCAACATCAGCTGGCTTTACTTTTACTTCAGCAACCAATTTATCCTCAAGAGGAACGATCTCGGCAATATTTTCACCAGGCTTGATAACTCCTGATACGGTATGAACCATCATTTTGCTGACAATACCATTTACTGGAGATCTTACATATGTTCTTTCTACTCTATCGCTTAGACTGATTTGTGATTCATTTATCCTTGCGATCTCTG is a window of Campylobacter concisus DNA encoding:
- a CDS encoding response regulator transcription factor; protein product: MQVILFTQNSALNNIWRSYFTGNSDVKFIHNRKEFFSHINDDIDIIGIDIDVFKDNIDDVIKNIIGNSPNIKILILSNRPTINEGKHLLTLGIKGYANSHMRKTHFEDAFEAIFNGNIWLYQEFVQAMISELTGSYINSESEKVDKKADLSELSSREREIADLIYQGLTNNEISEKTGITLRTVKAHTSSIYSKLNVKDRIGLVLLMKQLDS
- a CDS encoding DUF5416 family protein, whose product is MGKIAFYDKKFGEYDIEKFQNLQNFYLIKDDHCCDIVNDEIERFKFSDCEIDFLQLVDVASRHKKLFESIKIQDDIVRSIKILIKGFDQSLDKFDFDPGILNLNTPYKYAISQDFFEMTIFLEEKSSVVTKFFSSIDYKIYKNGESRHIEFFINSKKIYERII